The following proteins come from a genomic window of Streptomyces sp. NBC_00539:
- a CDS encoding transglycosylase SLT domain-containing protein: MRPKGKHRRPKQHPIARKLAVAGTGGAALALPLVSATTAGATETTAAPTTYSVVAGDTLSQIAAAHSVAGGWQQLYEANKSVVGANPSVIRPGIKLTLGTAPKTATAVQAVARPTTSYTNNLDGWIRQSLDIMAQHGIPGSYNGILRNVMRESSGNPMAINNWDSNAAAGIPSKGLLQVIDPTFRAYHVPGTSLNSYDPVANITAACNYAAARYGSIDNVNGPY; this comes from the coding sequence ATGCGCCCAAAGGGTAAGCACCGACGGCCGAAGCAGCACCCGATCGCCCGCAAGCTGGCCGTGGCCGGCACGGGCGGAGCGGCCCTCGCCCTCCCGCTGGTCAGTGCGACCACGGCCGGCGCGACGGAGACCACCGCCGCTCCCACCACGTACTCCGTGGTCGCCGGTGACACCCTTTCGCAGATCGCGGCCGCGCACTCCGTCGCAGGCGGCTGGCAGCAGCTGTACGAGGCGAACAAGAGCGTCGTCGGCGCCAACCCCTCGGTCATCCGGCCCGGCATCAAGCTGACCCTCGGCACGGCGCCGAAGACGGCGACGGCGGTCCAGGCCGTGGCGCGGCCCACCACCTCCTACACCAACAATCTCGACGGCTGGATCCGCCAGTCGCTGGACATCATGGCCCAGCACGGTATTCCCGGCAGCTACAACGGAATTCTGCGCAATGTGATGCGCGAGTCCTCGGGCAATCCCATGGCGATCAACAACTGGGACTCCAACGCCGCGGCCGGTATCCCCTCCAAGGGGCTGCTCCAGGTCATCGACCCGACCTTCCGCGCCTATCACGTACCGGGAACCTCGCTGAACTCCTACGACCCGGTCGCGAACATCACCGCCGCCTGCAATTACGCGGCCGCCCGCTACGGTTCGATCGACAACGTCAACGGCCCGTACTAA
- a CDS encoding glutamate ABC transporter substrate-binding protein, with product MKVPKAGAVVAVIALAATATGCAGDSAKEPLAIGIKFDQPGIGMREANGTYTGFDVDVATYIAKELGYKPNEIEFKQVYSSDRELLIQYNEVKFVAASYSISDKRKEKVDFAGPYFIAHQDLLVRSTDTSITKAEDLNSKRLCSVTGSTSAENVRKTLAPKASVLELGSYSDCLVALQDNQADAMTTDNSILAGYAAQKGNEGKFRLLGLNLSNENYGIGLKKGDADLQRKINTALTKMVADGSWDAAVKKNFGPANYKYEPAPQVTSGS from the coding sequence ATGAAGGTTCCCAAGGCCGGTGCGGTCGTCGCAGTGATCGCCCTCGCCGCCACCGCCACGGGGTGTGCCGGTGACAGCGCCAAGGAGCCGCTCGCGATCGGCATCAAGTTCGACCAGCCCGGGATCGGGATGCGCGAGGCCAACGGCACCTACACCGGGTTCGACGTCGACGTGGCCACCTACATCGCGAAGGAGCTCGGCTACAAGCCGAACGAGATCGAGTTCAAGCAGGTCTACAGCTCCGACCGCGAGCTGCTGATCCAGTACAACGAGGTCAAGTTCGTCGCCGCCAGCTACTCGATCAGCGACAAGCGCAAGGAGAAGGTCGACTTCGCCGGCCCGTACTTCATCGCGCACCAGGACCTGCTCGTGCGCTCCACGGATACGTCGATCACCAAGGCCGAGGACCTGAACTCCAAGCGGCTGTGTTCGGTGACCGGTTCCACCTCGGCCGAGAACGTCCGCAAGACGCTGGCGCCCAAGGCCAGCGTCCTGGAGCTCGGCAGCTACTCGGACTGCCTGGTCGCCCTGCAGGACAACCAGGCCGACGCGATGACGACCGACAACTCCATCCTGGCCGGTTACGCGGCCCAGAAGGGCAACGAGGGCAAGTTCAGGCTGCTCGGGCTGAACCTGAGCAACGAGAACTACGGCATCGGCCTCAAGAAGGGTGACGCCGACCTCCAGCGCAAGATCAACACCGCGCTGACGAAGATGGTCGCGGACGGCTCCTGGGACGCGGCGGTCAAGAAGAACTTCGGCCCGGCCAACTACAAGTACGAGCCCGCGCCGCAGGTGACGTCGGGCAGCTGA
- a CDS encoding endonuclease I family protein — MRFSRLAPWAAGLTAAALALIPATASAGQQRTAAIPHAAAATTTTTADYYAAAQGKTGAALKSALHGIIKNQSTVTYDGVWNALKVTDQDPANPNNVILVYSGRSQAKNTNGGNPDDWNREHVWAKSHGDFGTATGPGTDLHHLRPEDVTVNSTRGNKDFDMGGSPVAEAPGSYTDSDSFEPRDAVKGDVARMLLYMAVRYDGGDGFPDLEPNDQVNNGSAPAIGRISVLKQWNQMDPPDAFEQRRNQVIFDTYQHNRNPFIDHPEWVNSIW, encoded by the coding sequence ATGAGATTCTCCCGCCTCGCCCCCTGGGCGGCCGGCCTCACCGCCGCCGCCCTGGCCCTCATACCGGCCACCGCCTCGGCCGGACAGCAGCGGACGGCGGCGATTCCCCACGCCGCAGCCGCCACCACCACGACCACCGCCGACTACTACGCGGCGGCCCAGGGCAAGACCGGCGCAGCGCTCAAGAGCGCACTGCACGGGATCATCAAGAACCAGTCCACGGTCACCTACGACGGCGTGTGGAACGCCCTCAAGGTCACCGACCAGGACCCGGCCAATCCGAACAACGTCATCCTGGTGTACTCGGGCCGCTCCCAGGCCAAGAACACCAACGGCGGGAACCCCGACGACTGGAACCGCGAGCACGTCTGGGCCAAGAGCCACGGCGACTTCGGAACCGCGACGGGCCCCGGCACCGACCTGCACCACCTGAGGCCGGAAGACGTCACCGTCAACAGCACCCGTGGCAACAAGGACTTCGACATGGGCGGCAGCCCGGTCGCCGAGGCCCCGGGCAGCTACACCGACTCCGACTCCTTCGAGCCGCGCGACGCGGTCAAGGGCGACGTGGCGCGGATGCTGCTCTACATGGCCGTCCGCTACGACGGCGGGGACGGCTTCCCGGACCTGGAACCGAACGACCAGGTCAACAACGGCTCGGCGCCCGCGATCGGGCGGATCAGCGTGCTCAAGCAGTGGAACCAGATGGATCCGCCGGACGCCTTCGAGCAGCGCCGCAACCAGGTCATCTTCGATACCTACCAGCACAACCGGAACCCGTTCATCGACCACCCGGAGTGGGTCAACTCCATCTGGTGA
- the rraA gene encoding ribonuclease E activity regulator RraA → MTVKPIPTADLYDRYGEALGLCTTPFRRIGGRAVFAGPVRTLSCHEDNALLRELVGTPGEGAVLVVDGGGSPRTALVGDLIAGAALRNGWAGLIINGSVRDSDALGRLDLGIKALGTIPRKSGKTGAGTVDEPVTIGEVTFRPGDIVYADDDGVAVLPAGSPAA, encoded by the coding sequence ATGACCGTCAAGCCGATACCCACCGCCGACCTGTACGACCGGTACGGAGAGGCCCTCGGTCTGTGCACCACCCCCTTCCGCCGGATCGGCGGCCGCGCGGTGTTCGCCGGGCCGGTGCGCACCCTCTCCTGCCACGAGGACAACGCCCTGCTGCGGGAGCTCGTCGGCACACCGGGCGAGGGCGCCGTGCTCGTGGTCGACGGTGGTGGCTCCCCGCGCACCGCGCTCGTGGGCGACCTCATCGCCGGAGCCGCGCTGCGCAACGGCTGGGCCGGACTGATCATCAACGGCTCGGTCCGCGACAGCGACGCCCTCGGCCGCCTCGACCTCGGCATCAAGGCCCTGGGTACGATCCCGCGCAAGAGCGGCAAGACGGGCGCGGGCACCGTCGACGAGCCCGTCACCATCGGTGAGGTCACCTTCCGTCCCGGGGACATCGTCTACGCCGACGACGACGGGGTCGCGGTACTCCCGGCCGGTTCGCCCGCCGCCTGA
- a CDS encoding GlsB/YeaQ/YmgE family stress response membrane protein — MGIIGWIILGLLAGGIAKLLLPGRDPGGLIGTTLIGIAGAFIGGWLSAKFLDRPIENQFFDAATWGSAIAGSLVLLIGYRLLFGNSRR; from the coding sequence ATGGGCATCATCGGCTGGATCATCCTGGGGCTGCTGGCCGGCGGCATAGCCAAGCTGCTGCTGCCCGGCCGGGACCCGGGCGGACTGATCGGGACCACCCTCATCGGCATCGCCGGTGCCTTCATCGGCGGATGGCTCTCCGCGAAATTCCTCGACCGGCCGATCGAGAACCAGTTCTTCGACGCCGCCACCTGGGGCTCCGCCATCGCCGGCTCGCTCGTCCTGCTGATCGGCTACCGCCTCCTGTTCGGCAACTCCCGCCGCTGA
- a CDS encoding peptide-N4-asparagine amidase has product MRRHRITGLLGALALAVGALAAAGPASAATAGAATTAATSTAAPGDGRPGQDPPAEFGTDWHDPLTAAPSVARPGTRSCQVTLAEAQFRDFTPYRGSYAPPTGCGRGDWAEVVLRLDGKVKGRQYDRLGNLSVGGVEILSTSTPEPSPEGITWSVEKDVTHYRDTLSRPQPVEMLIGNVVDDTYTGVIDVKVTLTFYAAEGRTRPAVTPDRVIPLTTPSVTTPRNTERLLAEVYATGSGGGCEEFWYLTTPDAAPYSCKAADGPYREVRVLVDGQLAGLAAPFPTVWTGGWSNPFLWYVTPGPHAFDVQPLHYDLTPYAALLNDGRPHRIEVSVAGVPAGQSGWSTPANLLLWQDRGRAVVTGALTRHEESDPANSVRWTPGTEHRLDTGAGHSLTVAGHLDTSHGRVTTTVSRAVRNTSVHRWTEGEDLDALSARWTDEETVSHGEAATTTRRTYTMDGETTLGAGGRLRTVLSLGDRADTSTLRGGRQVGWSRLEDTYAGDASYTADVPREQRHAVGTTTVRYRLSGSEAGCYDRTVATAQGVLTQDRRRC; this is encoded by the coding sequence ATGAGACGACACAGGATCACGGGCCTGCTGGGCGCGCTCGCGCTCGCCGTGGGCGCCCTGGCCGCCGCGGGACCCGCGAGCGCGGCCACGGCCGGCGCCGCCACCACGGCCGCCACGTCCACCGCGGCCCCCGGCGACGGCCGACCCGGGCAAGACCCGCCCGCCGAGTTCGGCACCGACTGGCACGACCCCCTCACCGCCGCTCCGTCCGTGGCCCGGCCCGGGACCAGGTCCTGCCAAGTGACCCTGGCCGAGGCCCAGTTCCGGGACTTCACCCCGTACCGGGGCAGTTACGCGCCGCCCACCGGCTGCGGCCGGGGCGACTGGGCGGAAGTGGTGCTCCGCCTCGACGGCAAGGTCAAGGGCCGCCAGTACGACCGCCTCGGCAACCTCAGCGTCGGCGGCGTCGAGATCCTGAGCACCTCCACCCCCGAACCCTCGCCCGAGGGCATCACCTGGTCCGTCGAGAAGGACGTCACCCACTACCGGGACACCCTCAGCCGCCCGCAGCCCGTGGAGATGCTGATCGGCAACGTCGTCGACGACACCTACACCGGTGTCATCGACGTCAAGGTCACCCTCACCTTCTACGCCGCCGAAGGCCGCACCCGGCCGGCCGTCACCCCCGACCGCGTCATCCCGCTCACCACCCCGTCCGTGACCACCCCGCGCAACACCGAACGGCTCCTCGCCGAGGTGTACGCCACCGGTTCGGGCGGCGGGTGCGAGGAGTTCTGGTACCTGACCACGCCCGACGCCGCCCCGTACTCCTGCAAGGCGGCGGACGGCCCCTACCGCGAGGTCCGCGTGCTGGTGGACGGGCAACTGGCCGGTCTCGCCGCACCGTTCCCCACCGTCTGGACCGGCGGATGGTCCAACCCGTTCCTCTGGTACGTCACCCCCGGCCCCCACGCCTTCGACGTTCAGCCCCTGCACTACGACCTCACGCCCTACGCGGCGCTCCTCAACGACGGCCGCCCCCACCGCATCGAGGTGTCGGTGGCCGGGGTCCCGGCCGGGCAGAGCGGCTGGAGCACCCCGGCGAACCTGCTGCTGTGGCAGGACCGGGGCCGTGCGGTGGTCACCGGCGCCCTCACCCGGCACGAGGAGAGCGATCCGGCCAACTCCGTCCGCTGGACGCCCGGGACCGAGCACCGGCTCGACACCGGGGCGGGCCACTCCCTGACCGTCGCCGGACACCTCGACACCTCCCACGGCCGGGTCACGACCACGGTCAGCCGGGCGGTGCGCAACACCTCCGTGCACCGCTGGACCGAGGGCGAGGACCTCGACGCGCTGTCCGCGCGGTGGACCGACGAGGAGACCGTGTCCCACGGGGAGGCCGCCACGACGACCCGGCGCACCTACACGATGGACGGTGAAACCACCCTGGGCGCGGGGGGCCGGCTGCGCACCGTCCTCTCCCTCGGCGACAGGGCGGACACCTCCACCCTGCGCGGCGGCCGCCAGGTCGGGTGGTCGCGGCTGGAGGACACGTACGCGGGAGACGCGAGTTACACCGCCGACGTCCCGCGCGAGCAGCGGCACGCCGTGGGCACCACGACGGTGCGCTACCGGCTGTCCGGTTCCGAAGCCGGCTGCTACGACCGTACGGTCGCCACCGCGCAGGGCGTGCTCACGCAGGACCGCCGGCGCTGCTGA
- a CDS encoding TetR/AcrR family transcriptional regulator, with amino-acid sequence MTQTEPASARRSKISPERVQEFYDAVLEQLRENGYEALTMEGIAARACCGKSTLYRQWKTKPQLVAAALRANRQGTLAAVDTGTLAGDLREAARIAAGTSGRDTRLSQALGHAVLSDEELQAALREALVEPELAAFDAMVARAVARGEITADHPAVEFLPAQLMGVMRIRPVLEGRYADADYLVRFVDAALLPSLGITPGTTP; translated from the coding sequence ATGACACAGACAGAGCCGGCCTCCGCGCGTCGCTCCAAGATCAGCCCCGAGCGGGTCCAGGAGTTCTACGACGCCGTCCTGGAGCAGCTGCGCGAGAACGGCTACGAAGCCCTGACCATGGAGGGCATCGCCGCCCGCGCCTGTTGCGGCAAGTCCACGCTCTACCGGCAGTGGAAGACCAAGCCCCAGCTGGTCGCCGCCGCCCTGCGCGCGAACCGGCAGGGCACCCTCGCCGCGGTCGACACCGGCACCCTCGCCGGGGACCTGCGCGAGGCGGCCCGGATCGCGGCCGGCACCTCGGGTCGTGACACGCGGCTCAGTCAGGCGCTCGGGCACGCCGTGCTCAGCGACGAGGAGCTCCAGGCGGCGCTGCGCGAGGCGCTGGTCGAGCCCGAGCTGGCGGCGTTCGACGCGATGGTGGCGCGGGCGGTGGCGCGCGGCGAGATCACCGCGGACCATCCGGCGGTGGAGTTCCTGCCCGCACAGCTGATGGGCGTCATGCGGATCAGGCCGGTGCTCGAAGGCCGCTACGCCGACGCCGACTACCTCGTGCGCTTCGTGGACGCGGCGCTGCTCCCCTCGCTCGGCATCACGCCGGGCACCACCCCCTAG
- a CDS encoding DUF3040 domain-containing protein, with protein MDGAGLSDRERRALSAIEAQLKGDRSLDRRLRSGHRRRHAVAACVLGALTVALLVAASVTVSQPLIWAFAATWIVTVFTALPLVGQWIRRRWQQRDRALGHEAP; from the coding sequence ATGGACGGAGCCGGACTCTCCGATCGTGAGAGGCGAGCCCTCTCGGCGATCGAGGCCCAACTCAAGGGTGACCGTTCCCTGGACCGCCGCCTGCGGTCCGGACACCGCCGGCGTCACGCCGTGGCGGCCTGCGTGCTCGGCGCGCTGACCGTCGCCCTGCTGGTCGCCGCCTCGGTGACCGTGTCGCAGCCGCTGATCTGGGCCTTCGCCGCGACGTGGATCGTCACCGTGTTCACGGCCCTGCCGCTGGTGGGCCAGTGGATCAGGCGGCGCTGGCAGCAACGGGACCGAGCGCTCGGCCACGAGGCCCCGTGA
- a CDS encoding TerD family protein — protein sequence MSTVRKSLAKVEIALRWDPSPAGTPAHDLDILAAAYDSAALYGDPVYLVHFGSRAPDGTITLNRDSDTGQGLGFDEVMTLELNRLAPGLGRVVVGVVIQDPGPEGARTKTFASVAGTGVRIREGYTDLARSDFADVGGFSAATVAEFLRDPSGGWSLDARPRGFDADPEQYTRLMGAPRP from the coding sequence GTGAGCACAGTACGCAAGAGCCTGGCCAAGGTGGAGATAGCCCTGCGCTGGGATCCCAGCCCGGCCGGGACGCCCGCGCACGACCTCGACATACTGGCCGCCGCGTACGACTCGGCGGCCCTCTACGGTGACCCCGTCTACCTCGTGCACTTCGGCAGCCGCGCGCCCGACGGCACGATCACCCTCAACCGGGACAGCGACACCGGGCAGGGACTCGGCTTCGACGAGGTGATGACCCTCGAACTGAACCGGCTTGCCCCGGGGCTCGGCCGGGTGGTCGTGGGCGTGGTGATCCAGGACCCCGGGCCCGAAGGCGCCCGTACGAAGACCTTCGCCTCCGTGGCCGGTACCGGAGTGCGCATCCGCGAGGGCTACACCGACCTGGCCCGGTCCGACTTCGCGGACGTCGGGGGGTTCAGCGCCGCGACCGTCGCCGAATTCCTCCGGGACCCCTCGGGCGGCTGGTCCCTGGACGCGCGCCCGCGCGGCTTCGACGCCGACCCCGAGCAGTACACGCGGCTGATGGGGGCGCCCCGGCCGTGA
- a CDS encoding phosphatase PAP2 family protein, protein MTTETTPAEPPTGPPGRGRERRRLLRELLLVAGLFTVYKAGRMLSTGRTDEAFRNAARIWDAERALHLPGEGAVQRLLLHGDTLIRSANTYYAGVHFPATALFLIWLYVRRPGHYLWTRRVLAVLTGAALALHLAFPLAPPRMLRAAGLMDTAQVYGPTVYRAAPATDTLANQFAAMPSLHFGWALMLALGMIAATRSRWRYLWLLHPLVTLLVVVGTANHYWLDAVVAAVLLGAALLFVPRPVTGGSRIAAASPAGASPGTALPEAVSRGAVSCEAVSPGAAPGAASPAAVPSVGAGLPGPRRGRAESVVAGAGSLR, encoded by the coding sequence ATGACCACCGAGACGACCCCCGCGGAGCCCCCCACCGGTCCACCCGGACGCGGGCGGGAGCGGCGCCGGCTCCTGCGCGAGCTGCTGCTCGTCGCGGGACTCTTCACCGTCTACAAGGCGGGCCGGATGCTCTCGACCGGCCGCACCGACGAGGCGTTCCGCAACGCCGCGCGGATCTGGGACGCCGAACGCGCGCTGCACCTGCCCGGCGAGGGCGCGGTACAGCGGCTGCTGCTGCACGGCGACACCCTCATACGGTCGGCGAACACCTACTACGCGGGCGTGCACTTCCCGGCGACCGCCCTCTTCCTCATCTGGCTCTACGTCCGGCGCCCCGGCCACTACCTGTGGACCCGCCGCGTGCTCGCGGTCCTCACGGGAGCCGCCCTCGCCCTCCATCTGGCGTTCCCGCTGGCACCGCCGCGGATGCTCCGCGCCGCAGGGCTCATGGACACCGCGCAGGTCTACGGGCCCACCGTCTACCGGGCCGCGCCGGCCACCGACACCCTGGCCAACCAGTTCGCCGCGATGCCCTCCCTGCACTTCGGGTGGGCCCTGATGCTGGCCCTCGGCATGATCGCGGCCACCCGCTCCCGGTGGCGGTACCTGTGGCTGCTGCACCCGTTGGTGACGCTGCTCGTGGTGGTCGGGACGGCCAACCACTACTGGCTGGACGCGGTCGTCGCCGCCGTCCTGCTCGGGGCCGCGCTGCTGTTCGTCCCGCGCCCGGTCACGGGTGGTTCCCGGATCGCCGCCGCGTCGCCGGCCGGTGCGTCTCCCGGCACGGCGCTTCCCGAGGCGGTGTCGCGCGGGGCCGTGTCCTGCGAGGCGGTGTCGCCCGGGGCTGCCCCCGGGGCCGCGTCCCCCGCCGCCGTGCCCTCCGTCGGAGCCGGCCTGCCGGGGCCGCGCCGTGGCCGGGCCGAGTCCGTCGTCGCGGGCGCGGGGAGCCTTCGGTGA
- a CDS encoding dihydrodipicolinate synthase family protein, with protein sequence MTRNSARRPAEHLAQHTARHTARDLPLHGVHVPLITPFTPGGDVAAGTLESLAHEVLDAGATGIVALGTTAEAAALDEAERDLVTTVCARVCRERGAPLTVGAGASGTRAAEAALARLARWPQAMAALVTVPPFVRPSAAGVTAHFARLAEVSPVPLIVYHVPYRTGQPLDAAALRALGELPGVAGVKYAAGGIDQDTVALLGELPAGFAFLAGDDVYLSPLLALGAAGGILASAHVATERYAELTSAWRSGDVARARALGHALARLSAALFAEPNPAVIKAVLHAQGRIPSPGVRLPLLPASKGVVTDALAALTGLRHDDRLLTGRR encoded by the coding sequence ATGACACGAAACAGCGCGCGGCGGCCAGCGGAGCACCTCGCACAGCACACGGCGCGGCACACGGCACGCGACCTTCCGCTCCACGGGGTCCACGTCCCCCTGATCACCCCCTTCACTCCCGGCGGGGACGTCGCCGCCGGGACGCTGGAATCCCTCGCGCACGAGGTACTGGACGCGGGTGCCACCGGGATCGTGGCCCTCGGTACCACCGCGGAGGCGGCCGCGCTCGACGAGGCGGAGCGGGACCTCGTCACCACCGTGTGCGCCCGGGTCTGCCGGGAGCGGGGCGCGCCGCTGACGGTGGGCGCCGGGGCGAGCGGGACCCGGGCCGCCGAAGCGGCGCTCGCGCGGCTGGCCCGGTGGCCGCAGGCGATGGCGGCACTGGTGACGGTGCCGCCGTTCGTGCGGCCCTCGGCGGCGGGGGTGACGGCGCACTTCGCACGGCTGGCCGAGGTGAGTCCGGTACCGCTCATCGTGTACCACGTCCCGTACCGGACGGGGCAGCCGCTGGACGCGGCCGCGCTGCGGGCGCTCGGGGAACTGCCCGGGGTGGCGGGGGTGAAGTACGCGGCCGGGGGGATCGACCAGGACACGGTGGCGCTGCTCGGCGAACTCCCCGCGGGCTTCGCATTCCTGGCGGGTGACGACGTGTACCTCTCGCCGCTGCTCGCGCTCGGTGCGGCGGGCGGGATCCTCGCCTCCGCGCACGTGGCGACGGAGCGGTACGCCGAGCTCACCTCGGCGTGGCGGTCGGGGGACGTCGCTCGGGCCCGGGCCCTGGGGCACGCCCTGGCCCGGCTCTCGGCGGCGCTGTTCGCCGAGCCCAACCCGGCGGTGATCAAGGCGGTGCTGCACGCCCAGGGCCGGATCCCCTCCCCGGGCGTACGCCTCCCGTTGCTGCCGGCCTCGAAGGGCGTGGTGACGGACGCCCTCGCGGCGCTGACCGGGCTCCGGCACGACGACCGGCTCCTCACCGGACGGCGCTGA
- a CDS encoding LysR family transcriptional regulator encodes MLDVRRLRLLRELAHRGTIAAVAEALAFSPSAVSQQLGVLEREAGLPLLERTGRRVRLTPAGHNLVRHADAVLERLEQAGAELAGARLGLTGALRIGSFPTATRALVPAALAALSRRHPGLEPMVRETDPAAVAHALRAGELDVALVHEYDFVPAAREPGLATEPLFEEAMYLAAPASAGPAGCPAQTRTGQEEVLRRHAEAPWITAVPGTLCHAMTVRACRAAGFEPRIRHQADEFATVLALVAVGQGVAVVPQLGLTGCDHDRVVLTRLLMARRTLLAFRSGAAGHPGVTALGAALREALPSPLAGSRAIG; translated from the coding sequence ATGCTCGACGTACGCCGCCTGCGCCTGCTGCGCGAACTCGCCCACCGGGGCACCATCGCCGCCGTCGCCGAAGCCCTCGCTTTCAGCCCGTCGGCGGTGTCCCAGCAACTCGGCGTCCTCGAACGCGAAGCAGGTCTGCCCCTGTTGGAGCGCACCGGCCGCCGGGTCCGGCTCACCCCGGCCGGCCACAACCTCGTCCGGCACGCCGATGCCGTCCTGGAACGGCTGGAGCAGGCCGGCGCCGAACTCGCCGGAGCCCGCCTCGGCCTCACCGGAGCCCTGCGCATCGGGTCCTTCCCCACCGCCACGCGGGCCCTCGTCCCGGCGGCCCTGGCCGCCCTCTCCCGCCGCCACCCGGGGCTGGAGCCGATGGTCCGCGAAACCGATCCGGCGGCGGTCGCGCACGCGCTGCGCGCCGGTGAGCTCGACGTGGCCCTGGTCCACGAGTACGACTTCGTCCCCGCGGCGCGGGAGCCGGGCCTGGCCACCGAGCCGCTCTTCGAGGAGGCCATGTACCTCGCCGCCCCGGCCTCCGCCGGGCCCGCGGGATGCCCGGCGCAGACCCGGACCGGCCAGGAGGAGGTACTGCGCCGCCACGCCGAAGCGCCCTGGATCACCGCGGTGCCCGGAACGCTCTGCCACGCCATGACCGTACGGGCCTGCCGGGCGGCGGGCTTCGAACCCCGGATCCGGCACCAGGCCGACGAGTTCGCCACCGTCCTCGCCCTCGTCGCCGTCGGTCAGGGTGTGGCCGTCGTCCCGCAGCTCGGCCTCACCGGCTGCGACCACGACCGCGTGGTCCTCACCCGGCTGCTCATGGCACGACGGACCCTGCTCGCCTTCCGCAGCGGAGCGGCCGGCCATCCCGGTGTCACGGCGCTGGGCGCGGCGCTGCGGGAAGCGCTGCCCTCCCCACTGGCCGGATCCCGCGCCATCGGGTGA